One window of Aliarcobacter lanthieri genomic DNA carries:
- a CDS encoding methyl-accepting chemotaxis protein, which translates to MRISQKLYLGFGLMIFLIILLTVIGINRVSIIDNTLKNDVELTSAKQRYAINFRGSVHDRAISIRDVVLSDSKDSSLFKKSIDDIKKLEDFYSTSAQSMDKIFTNRDNFVEEELIILNKIRNVESNTLPLVENIIKLKLEDNNEEALNILLDKASPLFTQWLKVINEFIDYQEANNHTFISKVKDVASGFSYTMIVFLIVAIVLSLIIVYVMSKQLVSIVDKIQVGLQSFFSFLNRETSTIRFLDINTKDEFGQMANLVNQNIEKTKDTIIEDNKFINAVSIFVQELKSGNNLAKFNLEVSTPIFKELKKSLEELQYYLEHTIARDINVLLNVLGKFKDKDYTARFPNPYASVAVTINELGDVICDILAENKSNGLTLENSSKILLSNVDILNVSSNEAATSLEETAAALEEITSNIRNTTHNIAKMSNLSTDVTKSVNEGEELANKTTTAMDEINAQVNAISEAIGVIDNIAFQTNILSLNAAVEAATAGESGKGFAVVAQEVRNLASRSAEAAKEIKDIVERATVKADEGKQIATNMINGYVGLSKNIEETITLISDIQNSSKEQLLGIEQINDAVNSLDSQTQKNANIASQTHDIATLTDNIAKLIVKNANEKEFIGKNSVKAKDFSALKK; encoded by the coding sequence ATGAGAATTTCTCAAAAGTTGTATTTAGGTTTTGGTTTGATGATTTTTTTAATTATATTACTGACAGTTATAGGGATAAATAGAGTATCTATCATAGATAATACTTTAAAAAATGATGTAGAACTTACTTCTGCAAAACAAAGATATGCAATCAATTTTCGTGGAAGTGTTCACGATAGAGCAATTTCTATAAGAGATGTTGTATTATCTGATAGTAAAGATAGTTCTTTATTTAAAAAATCTATTGATGATATTAAAAAACTAGAAGATTTTTATAGTACTTCTGCTCAATCAATGGATAAAATATTTACAAATAGAGACAATTTTGTAGAAGAAGAGTTAATAATATTAAATAAAATAAGAAATGTAGAGAGTAATACATTACCATTAGTAGAAAATATTATCAAACTAAAATTAGAAGATAATAATGAAGAAGCATTAAATATACTTTTAGATAAAGCTAGTCCATTATTTACTCAATGGTTAAAAGTTATAAATGAATTTATTGATTATCAAGAAGCAAATAATCATACATTTATTTCAAAAGTGAAAGATGTTGCTAGTGGATTTTCCTATACAATGATAGTTTTTTTAATTGTAGCGATAGTTTTATCTTTGATAATAGTATATGTTATGTCTAAACAACTTGTTAGTATTGTAGATAAAATTCAAGTAGGATTACAGAGTTTTTTTAGTTTTCTAAATAGAGAGACATCTACAATTAGATTTTTGGATATAAATACAAAAGATGAATTTGGACAAATGGCAAATTTAGTAAATCAAAATATTGAAAAAACAAAAGATACTATAATTGAAGATAATAAATTTATAAATGCAGTTTCTATATTTGTTCAAGAATTAAAATCTGGAAATAATCTTGCAAAGTTTAATTTAGAAGTGAGTACTCCAATATTTAAAGAGTTAAAAAAATCTTTAGAAGAGTTACAATACTATCTAGAACATACAATAGCAAGAGATATTAATGTTTTATTAAATGTTCTTGGTAAATTCAAAGATAAAGATTACACTGCAAGATTTCCAAATCCTTATGCTAGTGTTGCTGTAACTATAAATGAATTAGGAGATGTAATTTGTGATATTTTGGCTGAGAATAAATCAAATGGATTAACTTTAGAGAATAGCTCAAAAATACTTCTATCAAATGTAGATATATTAAATGTAAGCTCAAATGAAGCAGCAACATCTTTAGAAGAGACAGCAGCAGCCTTAGAAGAGATAACAAGTAATATAAGGAATACAACACATAATATAGCAAAGATGTCAAATCTTTCAACAGATGTTACTAAGTCAGTAAATGAAGGAGAAGAATTGGCGAATAAAACAACAACAGCAATGGATGAGATAAATGCACAAGTTAATGCAATAAGTGAAGCAATAGGAGTAATAGATAATATAGCATTCCAAACAAATATATTAAGTTTAAATGCAGCAGTGGAAGCAGCAACAGCAGGAGAGTCAGGGAAAGGGTTCGCTGTAGTAGCTCAAGAAGTACGAAATCTAGCATCTCGTTCAGCAGAAGCAGCAAAAGAGATAAAAGATATAGTGGAAAGAGCAACAGTAAAAGCAGATGAAGGGAAACAAATAGCAACAAATATGATAAATGGATATGTTGGATTAAGTAAGAATATAGAAGAGACAATAACATTAATATCAGATATTCAAAATTCAAGTAAAGAGCAATTGTTAGGGATAGAGCAGATAAATGATGCTGTAAATAGTCTTGATAGTCAAACACAAAAGAATGCGAATATAGCTTCTCAAACTCATGATATTGCAACATTAACAGATAATATAGCAAAACTAATAGTTAAAAATGCAAATGAAAAAGAGTTTATAGGAAAAAATAGTGTTAAAGCTAAAGATTTTTCAGCATTAAAAAAATAA
- a CDS encoding response regulator — protein MNLQNIKIRNLLLSILAITFFIIILVISDIFYNHNNNFSIKSTIFLFVILVLSFISLIIFNILFKQIIYHQKRIEKILNSQRNILIVTDGENIIQSNKAFLNFFKINSLEEFNKNKLPIYDYFIEETGLLKNDCNWLEYILKNNNSSNLVKINQDNNEYIFKVFAQKVEDSQYFEVVVTFEDITNELKIESELIKQRNIITESNNTKSQFLANISHELRTPMNAIIGFTKLFFDTKLDSKQYNLLMRIDDSSRLLLNTIEDILYITQIESKEFKLENKEFILNELIQYVETSFFKESLKQNNKFILNIEDNIPKKILVDKIKLLQVISNFLTNAFKFTTNGEVSLNIKLIERIEPNRAKIRFSVIDTGIGIKKSFQDEIFNQFFQEDNSNNRQFKGSGLGLTICKKIIELFNSKIELESEINIGSKFSFNIIVETLDENLEIENSYPYFDNLTILLVEDNVINQEVASLILKKSNISVDIASNGKEAIKIFNKNRSKYDLILMDLQMPILNGFEATEEIRKIDTNIPIIALTASNLILDRQKALDVLMNDFLLKPIDTDSLYKTIIKYVKKLEDCEIKYIKHNLEVTNNILNKNALECSIENKELMNKLLKKFLEQLNNEFNNIVDEISNNSKNAKSLVHGLKGVSGNLGAISLFEICKKIDEKYKQNIHISKEDIKILENEIEDIKKELEFLDNEIFEQLEQDDNSILNDDEFKKLLSSIIQDLEEGNIIDDEKLISLYKNLYNKTDDINLLKTYIDDFEYNLAIEFLKGLK, from the coding sequence ATGAATCTACAAAATATTAAAATAAGAAACTTACTATTATCTATTTTAGCTATAACATTTTTTATTATAATACTAGTTATATCTGATATTTTTTATAATCATAACAATAATTTTTCAATAAAATCAACTATATTTTTATTTGTTATTTTAGTTCTTTCTTTTATAAGCTTGATTATATTTAATATACTTTTTAAGCAAATTATCTATCATCAAAAAAGAATAGAAAAAATATTAAATTCTCAAAGAAATATATTAATTGTTACAGATGGTGAAAATATTATACAATCAAATAAAGCTTTCCTAAATTTTTTCAAAATTAATTCCTTAGAAGAATTTAATAAAAATAAACTTCCTATTTATGATTATTTTATAGAAGAAACAGGTCTTTTAAAAAATGATTGTAATTGGTTAGAATATATACTGAAAAACAATAATAGTTCAAATCTTGTAAAAATAAATCAAGATAATAATGAATATATTTTTAAAGTCTTTGCACAAAAAGTAGAAGATTCTCAATATTTTGAAGTAGTAGTTACATTTGAAGATATTACAAATGAACTAAAAATTGAATCTGAGTTAATAAAACAAAGGAATATTATAACAGAATCAAATAATACAAAAAGCCAATTCTTAGCAAATATTTCTCATGAATTAAGAACTCCTATGAATGCAATTATAGGTTTTACAAAGTTATTCTTTGATACAAAACTAGACTCAAAACAATATAACTTACTTATGAGAATTGATGATTCTTCAAGACTACTTTTAAATACAATAGAAGATATATTATATATAACTCAAATAGAATCAAAAGAGTTTAAACTAGAAAATAAAGAATTTATATTAAATGAACTTATTCAATATGTAGAAACAAGCTTTTTTAAAGAGTCTTTAAAACAAAATAATAAGTTTATTTTAAATATAGAAGATAATATTCCCAAAAAAATCTTAGTAGATAAAATAAAACTTCTTCAAGTTATATCAAATTTTTTAACAAATGCCTTTAAGTTTACAACAAATGGTGAAGTTTCTTTAAATATTAAATTAATTGAAAGAATTGAGCCAAATAGAGCAAAAATAAGATTTAGTGTCATTGATACAGGAATAGGAATAAAAAAAAGTTTTCAAGATGAGATATTTAATCAATTTTTTCAAGAAGACAATTCAAATAATAGACAATTTAAAGGTAGTGGATTAGGTCTTACTATATGTAAAAAGATAATTGAGTTATTTAATTCGAAAATCGAATTAGAAAGTGAAATAAATATAGGAAGTAAGTTTAGTTTTAATATTATTGTCGAAACTTTAGATGAAAATTTAGAAATAGAAAATTCATATCCATATTTTGATAATTTAACAATTTTGTTAGTAGAAGACAATGTAATAAATCAAGAAGTAGCTTCTTTAATACTTAAAAAATCAAATATTAGTGTTGATATAGCTTCAAATGGTAAAGAAGCAATAAAAATATTTAATAAAAATAGATCTAAATATGATTTAATACTTATGGACCTACAAATGCCAATTTTAAATGGCTTTGAAGCAACAGAAGAAATAAGAAAAATAGATACAAATATACCAATCATAGCTCTAACAGCATCAAACTTAATTCTAGATAGACAAAAAGCTTTAGATGTTTTAATGAATGACTTTTTACTAAAACCCATAGATACAGATTCTTTATATAAAACAATTATTAAATATGTAAAGAAATTAGAAGATTGTGAAATAAAATATATAAAACACAACTTAGAAGTTACAAATAATATTCTAAATAAAAATGCATTAGAGTGTTCAATAGAAAATAAAGAACTTATGAATAAACTTCTTAAAAAGTTTTTAGAACAGCTAAATAATGAATTTAATAATATTGTTGATGAAATTTCAAATAATAGTAAAAATGCAAAAAGTTTAGTTCATGGACTAAAAGGGGTTAGTGGAAATTTAGGTGCTATTTCACTATTTGAAATTTGTAAAAAGATAGATGAAAAGTATAAACAAAATATTCATATAAGTAAAGAAGATATTAAAATATTAGAAAACGAAATAGAAGATATTAAAAAAGAATTGGAATTTCTTGATAATGAAATTTTTGAACAATTAGAACAAGATGATAACTCAATATTAAATGATGATGAGTTTAAAAAACTTTTATCATCAATAATTCAGGATTTAGAAGAAGGAAATATCATAGATGATGAAAAACTTATATCTTTATATAAAAATCTTTACAATAAAACAGATGATATAAATCTCCTAAAAACTTATATTGATGATTTTGAATACAATTTAGCTATTGAATTTTTAAAAGGTTTAAAATAA
- a CDS encoding GGDEF domain-containing response regulator, with protein sequence MLEQKKYTLLIVDDMTTNILLLSDILKDEYNIKIAKSGQKCLEILNNQDNIDLVLLDIEMPDINGYEVCKHLKQSDRTKDIPIIFVTAKSSEADEEYGLNIGAIDYITKPYSKIIIKTRIRNQIRLREKTLMLEKLSMYDGLTNIKNRRFFDEMFEKTYNDIKRENSNLAVMMIDIDFFKPYNDNYGHGKGDETLKKVALALQETLHRPNDLVARYGGEEFVILLKDIDENGLKNVANNLLEAIRELNIEHNYSTIAPFVTISVGICFCNSNYNLTKTEILLRADEALYKIKNSGKNNFLITTV encoded by the coding sequence ATGCTTGAACAGAAGAAATATACACTTTTAATTGTAGATGATATGACTACAAATATTTTATTATTATCCGATATTTTAAAAGATGAGTACAATATAAAAATAGCAAAAAGTGGCCAAAAGTGTTTAGAAATTCTAAATAATCAAGATAACATTGACTTAGTTTTACTTGATATTGAAATGCCAGATATAAATGGATATGAAGTATGTAAACATTTAAAACAGAGTGATAGAACTAAAGATATTCCTATTATATTTGTAACTGCAAAAAGTAGTGAAGCAGATGAAGAATATGGTTTAAATATAGGAGCAATAGACTATATTACAAAACCTTATAGTAAAATTATTATAAAAACTCGAATTAGAAACCAAATTAGATTAAGAGAAAAAACTCTTATGCTAGAAAAATTATCTATGTATGATGGATTAACAAATATTAAAAATAGAAGATTCTTTGATGAAATGTTTGAAAAAACTTACAATGATATAAAAAGGGAAAACTCAAATCTTGCAGTTATGATGATAGATATTGATTTTTTCAAACCATACAATGACAATTATGGACATGGAAAAGGTGATGAAACACTAAAAAAAGTAGCCTTAGCTCTACAAGAAACATTACATAGACCAAATGATTTAGTAGCAAGATATGGAGGAGAAGAGTTTGTTATTTTATTAAAAGATATAGATGAAAATGGATTAAAAAATGTTGCAAATAACCTACTTGAAGCTATAAGAGAGTTAAATATAGAACATAATTATTCAACTATTGCTCCTTTTGTAACAATAAGCGTAGGAATATGTTTTTGTAATTCAAACTATAATTTAACAAAAACTGAAATTTTACTAAGAGCAGATGAAGCACTATATAAAATAAAAAATAGTGGAAAGAATAATTTTTTAATAACTACAGTTTAA
- a CDS encoding efflux RND transporter permease subunit, which translates to MISAFFIRNPVFAGVLSIVIFLVGLISMFNLPIEQYPRVLPPQIIVSTSYPGASADTIAKTVAAPLEEQINGAKDMLYMSSLAEDSGRLSINVFFEVGTDPDQAKIDVNNRVQAALAKMPEQVQRQGVVVGERSPSILQFIMLQSPNNTYDSIYLSNYALLNLVETLKRVKGVGDAMIFGAKDYSIRVWIDPSKLSKYSLATTDVIAAIREQNNQYAAGKVAAEPIANKQMYTYTIQTPSRFENPTQFGNIVIRANEDGSSLKLKDVATIELGASDYSVTTRLNDAPSIPIGIFLQSGANSLETADAIKKALEESSQFFPEDMTYSIPYDSTDFITASINEVVKTFVEALILVILIIFLFLQSWRATIIPLIAVPVSIIGAFAGMYALGFSINLLTLFGLVLAIGIVVDDAIIVIENIERHMDEGKTPKEAAFIAMKEVTGALIAIILVLSAVFVPVAFMGGLSGEMYRQFAITIVISVIISGFVALTLTPSLCVRILKNKKHEPKGFFKWFNDMFNKATEGYSFLVKKSIRFALISILLYVGLLFVSFDMFKSMKTGLVPDEDQGTIFVFGFNPPGYSMSKSLELSEETNKIILADPNVENVITLAGYDFTTSATRSHTVATIIKLKDWSERPNPDQDAQALLKKFSQQLMGTSEGFSVAVVPPPIMGMSVTGGFDMYVQDRTGGKIEDLGNLVNEIIAKANQRPELMGVRTALAANIPQFKIDIDIEKVKSKGVDLNDIYSTINATFGSFYVNDFSLQGRTYRVNVQAIDEYRNNIEDLQNIFVRSSNGELLPINSFVNYKKIVGADIIERFNLFQSAKVSGQPAAGYSSGDSLRAIEEVANEVLPEGYTIAWTGTAYQEKQIGGSSAQAFIFGIVFLFLILCALYEKWLLPLSVVLAVPFAIFGAILATNLRGLDNNIYFQIGLLVLAGLAAKNAILIVEFALQKRREGYNLIDAAIEAAKVRLRPIVMTSLAFTVGVLPLAISSGAGAASKHSIGTGVVGGMLTATFIAILFIPLFYVLISRLSKEKEGNIAEELKKEEEENNKEY; encoded by the coding sequence ATGATTTCCGCATTTTTTATTAGAAACCCCGTTTTTGCTGGTGTTTTAAGTATTGTTATATTTTTAGTTGGACTTATTTCTATGTTCAATCTACCAATTGAACAATATCCAAGAGTTCTTCCTCCACAAATTATTGTGAGTACATCTTATCCAGGCGCTAGTGCAGATACTATTGCAAAAACAGTTGCTGCACCACTTGAAGAACAAATCAATGGTGCTAAAGATATGCTTTATATGAGTTCACTTGCAGAAGATAGTGGAAGATTAAGTATAAATGTTTTCTTTGAAGTTGGAACAGATCCAGATCAAGCAAAAATTGATGTAAATAATAGAGTTCAAGCTGCATTAGCAAAAATGCCAGAACAAGTACAAAGACAAGGTGTTGTTGTAGGAGAAAGAAGTCCTAGTATTTTACAATTTATTATGCTTCAATCACCAAATAATACTTATGATAGTATTTACTTATCTAACTATGCTCTTTTAAACTTAGTTGAAACTTTAAAAAGAGTTAAAGGGGTTGGAGATGCTATGATCTTTGGAGCAAAAGATTATTCTATTAGAGTTTGGATTGATCCATCGAAACTATCAAAATACTCTTTAGCAACAACTGATGTAATTGCAGCTATTAGAGAGCAAAATAATCAATATGCAGCAGGAAAAGTTGCAGCTGAGCCAATAGCAAATAAACAAATGTATACATATACAATTCAAACTCCAAGTAGATTTGAAAATCCAACTCAATTTGGAAATATTGTAATTAGAGCAAATGAAGATGGAAGTAGCTTAAAATTAAAAGATGTTGCTACTATAGAACTTGGAGCATCAGATTATAGTGTTACTACAAGATTAAATGATGCACCTTCTATTCCTATTGGAATATTTTTACAAAGTGGTGCAAACTCACTTGAAACAGCTGATGCTATAAAAAAAGCATTAGAAGAATCTAGTCAGTTTTTCCCTGAAGATATGACTTATAGTATTCCTTATGATAGTACAGATTTTATTACTGCATCTATTAATGAAGTTGTTAAAACTTTTGTTGAAGCTTTAATTTTAGTTATTTTAATTATTTTCTTATTCCTACAAAGCTGGAGAGCAACTATTATTCCTCTTATTGCAGTTCCTGTATCAATTATAGGTGCATTTGCTGGAATGTATGCTTTAGGATTTAGTATCAACTTACTTACTTTATTTGGACTTGTTCTTGCTATTGGTATAGTTGTTGATGATGCCATTATTGTTATTGAAAATATTGAAAGACATATGGATGAAGGTAAAACTCCAAAAGAAGCTGCATTTATTGCTATGAAAGAGGTAACTGGAGCTTTAATTGCAATTATTTTAGTTCTATCTGCTGTATTCGTTCCTGTTGCATTTATGGGTGGATTAAGTGGAGAGATGTATAGACAATTTGCTATTACTATTGTAATTTCAGTTATAATTTCTGGTTTTGTGGCTCTAACTTTGACTCCATCACTTTGTGTAAGAATATTAAAAAATAAAAAACATGAACCTAAAGGATTTTTCAAATGGTTCAATGATATGTTTAATAAAGCAACTGAAGGTTATTCGTTTTTAGTTAAAAAAAGTATTAGATTTGCATTAATATCTATTTTATTATATGTAGGATTATTATTTGTATCTTTTGATATGTTTAAATCTATGAAAACAGGTCTTGTTCCAGACGAGGATCAAGGAACTATTTTCGTATTTGGATTTAACCCTCCTGGTTATTCTATGTCAAAATCATTAGAACTTTCTGAAGAGACAAACAAAATTATTTTAGCTGATCCTAATGTTGAAAATGTAATTACTCTTGCAGGATATGACTTTACAACTTCAGCTACAAGAAGCCATACAGTTGCAACGATTATTAAACTAAAAGACTGGAGTGAAAGACCAAATCCAGACCAAGATGCACAAGCTTTATTGAAAAAATTTAGCCAACAACTTATGGGAACAAGTGAAGGTTTCTCTGTTGCTGTTGTTCCACCACCAATTATGGGGATGAGTGTTACTGGTGGGTTTGATATGTATGTTCAAGATAGAACTGGTGGGAAAATAGAAGATTTAGGAAATCTTGTAAATGAAATTATAGCAAAAGCAAATCAACGACCTGAACTTATGGGAGTTAGAACAGCACTTGCTGCTAATATTCCTCAGTTTAAAATAGATATTGATATTGAAAAAGTAAAATCAAAAGGTGTAGATTTAAATGATATTTATAGCACTATAAATGCTACTTTTGGAAGTTTCTATGTAAATGATTTCTCTTTACAAGGAAGAACTTATAGAGTAAATGTACAAGCAATTGATGAATATAGAAATAATATTGAAGATTTACAAAATATTTTTGTTAGATCAAGTAATGGTGAACTTTTACCTATAAATTCATTTGTAAATTATAAAAAAATTGTTGGAGCAGATATTATTGAAAGATTTAACCTATTCCAATCTGCAAAAGTTTCAGGACAACCTGCAGCTGGATATAGTTCTGGAGACTCTTTAAGAGCTATTGAAGAAGTAGCGAATGAAGTATTACCTGAAGGTTACACTATAGCATGGACAGGAACTGCATACCAAGAGAAACAAATTGGTGGAAGTTCAGCACAAGCATTTATATTTGGAATTGTATTTTTATTCTTAATTCTTTGTGCACTATATGAAAAATGGTTATTACCACTTTCAGTTGTTTTAGCTGTACCATTTGCTATATTTGGAGCTATTTTAGCTACAAATTTAAGAGGATTAGATAATAATATTTATTTCCAAATTGGACTTCTAGTTCTTGCGGGACTTGCTGCTAAGAATGCTATTTTGATTGTAGAGTTTGCTCTACAAAAAAGACGAGAAGGTTATAACTTAATAGATGCTGCAATAGAAGCAGCTAAAGTAAGACTTAGACCAATCGTTATGACTTCTTTAGCATTTACAGTTGGTGTTTTACCACTTGCTATTAGTAGTGGAGCAGGAGCAGCTAGTAAGCACTCTATTGGAACTGGAGTTGTTGGTGGAATGCTAACAGCTACATTTATAGCAATATTATTTATTCCATTATTCTATGTACTTATTTCAAGACTTAGTAAAGAAAAAGAAGGAAATATTGCTGAAGAGTTAAAAAAAGAAGAAGAAGAAAACAATAAAGAGTACTAA
- a CDS encoding efflux RND transporter periplasmic adaptor subunit, with protein sequence MIKKSLISISFLLLGFNNLIANEAPALPVKTFTVKAEDNTTSKTYPTILKAFEQVNVMARVSGTLKEKYFNEGDFVKKGTLLYRIEPDIYQANLNAKKANFVKAKKDFERAKELIASKAISPQSFDDYTFQYDSAKAALDEAQINLNYTKVTAPIDGIVGLKNHDIGDLVGTSSSNSLLVTITNTNPIHAEFSIPKDDMNNYLSQIKDKKAKVTLLTSNKKYENGVIDFISPVIDINTDTLLVRAKFENANNELIVGNFTKVEISNLSLGDVFIVPENAVLKTAQANIVFVVDENNIAKPRPVITGDLVAKGMVIKGGLKPDEQVIISNLAKLRPDTKVQIVNDEK encoded by the coding sequence ATGATAAAAAAATCATTAATTTCAATATCTTTCCTATTATTAGGATTTAACAATTTAATAGCAAATGAAGCTCCAGCTTTACCTGTAAAAACTTTTACAGTTAAAGCTGAAGACAATACAACAAGTAAAACTTATCCAACTATTTTAAAAGCTTTTGAGCAAGTAAATGTGATGGCAAGAGTTTCTGGAACATTAAAAGAAAAATATTTTAATGAAGGTGATTTTGTAAAAAAAGGAACACTATTATATAGAATTGAACCAGATATTTATCAAGCAAATCTAAATGCCAAAAAAGCAAATTTTGTAAAAGCAAAAAAAGATTTTGAAAGAGCAAAAGAATTAATTGCTTCAAAAGCTATAAGCCCACAATCATTTGATGATTATACTTTTCAATATGATAGTGCGAAAGCAGCTTTAGATGAAGCTCAAATAAACCTAAATTATACAAAAGTAACTGCTCCAATAGATGGAATTGTTGGATTAAAAAATCATGATATTGGTGATTTAGTAGGAACAAGTTCTAGTAATTCACTTCTTGTAACTATTACAAATACAAATCCAATTCATGCTGAATTTTCAATCCCAAAGGATGATATGAATAATTATCTTTCACAAATAAAAGATAAAAAAGCCAAAGTAACTTTATTAACAAGTAATAAAAAATATGAAAATGGTGTAATAGATTTTATATCACCTGTAATTGATATAAATACAGATACACTTTTAGTTAGAGCAAAATTTGAAAATGCTAACAATGAATTAATCGTTGGAAACTTTACAAAAGTTGAAATTTCTAATTTATCATTAGGAGATGTTTTTATTGTTCCTGAAAATGCTGTATTAAAAACTGCTCAAGCAAATATTGTTTTTGTTGTTGATGAAAACAATATTGCAAAACCAAGACCAGTTATTACAGGAGATTTAGTAGCAAAAGGAATGGTTATAAAAGGTGGTCTAAAACCTGATGAGCAAGTTATAATATCTAACTTAGCAAAACTTAGACCAGATACAAAAGTTCAAATAGTAAATGATGAGAAATAG
- a CDS encoding TolC family protein: MKKIYFTFLFPLFLYGHNLEELVNLSIENRLIEASKQNLEALKYDYKSVKSGYLPKIDIGASYSITEHELPNVPKKGTNAYASANYILYDGGKKYDIYDSYESSIKSGEKSLEALRNDLSLTVINYYFDYQSLIARKDAKLKEIEQLEAQKERLSRFYNAGTTTEDELQKIISRLQNSIVELQEVELNIVTILHNLEYITGTKIDLQDGSKIKDINDLESKSERFDIQALEFDTQTKLSNAESQKSGYLPTITLDNTFNYYDRDYSNKNNDTDSPDHQNVASANLKWNIFSFGETKYKHESKHKEYLASKSNFEYEKNKAEVDLQLALRAYDIAERKIKSSEATLKAAQSAYDVIKSKYENGLIDNVAFLQSLSEKYDAISQHKKALNDLEISKATIIYHSGEKLQEYIR; the protein is encoded by the coding sequence TTGAAAAAGATATATTTTACTTTTTTATTCCCACTTTTTTTATATGGTCATAACTTGGAAGAGTTAGTGAATTTATCAATAGAGAATAGATTAATCGAAGCTTCAAAACAAAATCTTGAAGCTCTAAAATATGACTATAAAAGTGTAAAAAGTGGTTATTTACCAAAAATCGACATTGGTGCAAGTTATTCAATAACAGAACATGAGTTACCTAATGTTCCAAAAAAAGGAACAAATGCTTATGCAAGTGCAAACTATATTTTATATGATGGTGGAAAAAAATATGATATTTATGATAGTTATGAAAGTAGTATTAAAAGTGGTGAAAAATCATTAGAAGCTTTAAGAAACGATCTTTCACTTACAGTAATAAACTACTATTTTGATTATCAATCATTAATAGCAAGAAAAGATGCTAAATTAAAAGAAATTGAGCAATTAGAAGCACAAAAAGAAAGACTTAGCAGATTTTATAATGCTGGAACAACAACAGAAGATGAATTACAAAAAATTATTTCAAGACTTCAAAATTCAATAGTTGAACTACAAGAAGTTGAATTAAATATTGTTACAATTTTACATAATCTTGAATATATAACTGGTACAAAAATAGATTTACAAGATGGTTCAAAAATCAAAGATATAAATGATTTAGAATCAAAAAGTGAAAGATTTGATATTCAAGCTTTAGAGTTTGATACTCAAACAAAACTAAGTAATGCTGAATCTCAAAAAAGTGGTTATTTACCAACAATTACTTTAGATAATACTTTCAATTATTATGATAGAGATTATAGTAACAAAAACAATGATACAGATAGTCCAGATCACCAAAATGTTGCAAGTGCGAATTTGAAATGGAATATTTTTTCTTTTGGTGAAACAAAATATAAACATGAATCAAAACATAAAGAATATTTAGCAAGTAAATCAAATTTTGAATATGAAAAAAACAAAGCTGAAGTTGATTTACAACTTGCTCTTAGAGCTTATGATATAGCAGAAAGAAAAATTAAATCAAGTGAAGCAACTTTAAAAGCAGCACAAAGTGCTTATGATGTTATAAAATCAAAATATGAAAATGGACTTATAGATAATGTTGCATTTTTGCAAAGTTTAAGTGAAAAATATGATGCAATAAGCCAACACAAAAAAGCTTTAAATGATTTAGAAATAAGTAAAGCTACAATAATTTACCATAGCGGTGAAAAACTACAGGAGTATATAAGATGA